From a single Vitis vinifera cultivar Pinot Noir 40024 chromosome 18, ASM3070453v1 genomic region:
- the LOC100245477 gene encoding oxysterol-binding protein-related protein 1C — protein MHPFCCITTVSDPNSGKPSHSLPEFHMSPLPPAVGGGGVRSDSGNRSNNLNHNHGNNITDHGRLTESMSRPPSICGDQREVKINDIVGNGISGILYKWVNYGKGWRPRWFVLQDGVLSYYKIHGPDKIIVNQETEKGSKVIGEESLRRINRHRNGNSQLRRNPVGEVHLKVSSVRESKSDDKRFSIFTGTKRMHLRAETREDRAAWMDALQAVKDMFPRMSNSELMAPLDNVTVSTEKLRQRLLEEGVSEAAIQDSEQIMRSEFAALQNQIVLLKQKQLLLIDTLRHLETEKVDLENTLVDESQRQLKEQGASSRLRQDKYSEGSGSESEDDNERVDAAEEETDDDDNTFFDTRDFLSSSSFKSTGSDFRISSFSSDDDDFYAVESEDGTDPSIISVGKNYPHVKRRNKLPDPVEKEKGVSLWSMIKDNIGKDLTKVCLPVYFNEPLSSLQKCFEDLEYSYLLDRAHEWGKMGNSLMRILNVAAFAVSGYASTEGRTCKPFNPLLGETYEADYPDKGLRFFSEKVSHHPMIVACHCEGTGWKFWADSNLKSKFWGRSIQLDPIGALTLEFDDGETFQWSKVTTSIYNLILGKLYCDHYGTMRIQGNREYSCKLKFKEQSIIDRNPHQVQGIVQDRHGKTVATLFGKWDESMHYVIGDCSGKGKGNDTLSESHLLWKQCRPPKFPTRYNLTRFAITLNELTPGLKEKLPPTDSRLRPDQRCLENGEYEKANSEKLRLEQRQRQSRKMQERGWKPRWFVKDKGSDTYRYVGGYWEAREKGNWDSCPDIFGQISTDQISD, from the exons ATGCATCCCTTTTGCTGCATCACCACCGTGTCCGACCCAAATTCGGGGAAACCCTCGCATTCATTGCCGGAATTTCATATGTCACCTCTACCTCCGGCCGTCGGTGGTGGAGGCGTTAGATCTGATTCTGGAAATCGCAGCAACAATCTAAACCACAATCACGGCAATAACATCACCGATCATGGTCGTCTGACGGAGTCAATGTCGCGACCGCCGTCGATTTGTGGCGATCAGCGGGAGGTGAAGATCAACGATATCGTTGGAAATGGAATATCGGGGATTCTTTACAAGTGGGTGAATTATGGCAAGGGATGGCGTCCTCGGTGGTTTGTTCTTCAAGATGGAGTTCTATCTTATTATAAAATCCACGGTCCCgataaaatcattgtcaatcAAGAAACAGAGAAAGGATCGAAAGTCATAGGCGAAGAATCGCTCCGGCGAATCAACCGGCACAGGAACGGCAATTCTCAACTCCGGCGCAATCCTGTCGGTGAAGTCCATCTCAAG GTTTCTTCTGTCCGTGAAAGTAAATCCGATGACAagaggttttcaatttttacggGCACAAAGCGGATGCATCTGAGAGCTGAAACACGCGAAGATAGAGCAGCGTGGATGGATGCATTGCAAGCTGTGAAGGACATGTTCCCAAGGATGTCCAACAGTGAGCTAATGGCTCCTCTAGATAATGTTACTGTATCAACAGAAAAGTTGAGGCAGAGGCTCTTGGAAGAGGGAGTAAGTGAGGCAGCGATCCAGGACAGTGAGCAGATCATGAGGAGCGAGTTTGCGGCTTTGCAGAACCAGATCGTGCTGCTCAAGCAAAAGCAGTTGCTCCTCATTGACACACTTCGACATTTAGAG ACAGAAAAAGTTGATCTGGAGAATACACTAGTTGATGAGAGTCAAAGACAGCTGAAAGAGCAAGGTGCTTCATCTAGATTGAGGCAAGACAAATATAGTG AAGGAAGTGGTAGTGAATCTGAAGATGACAATGAAAGAGTTGATGCTGCAGAGGAAGAAacagatgatgatgataatactTTCTTTGATACTCGGGATTTTCTTTCATCAAGTTCTTTTAAAAGTACTGGGTCTGATTTTCGGATATCATCCTTCTCttctgatgatgatgatttttatGCTGTTGAATCTGAGGACGGTACTGATCCTTCCATCATATCTGTTGGCAAAAACTATCCTCATGTTAAGCGGCGCAATAAATTGCCTGATCCAGTTGAAAAAGAGAAGGGGGTTAGTCTCTGGTCAATGATTAAGGATAATATTGGGAAGGACCTAACAAAAGTTTGTCTTCCTGTTTACTTTAATGAGCCTCTCTCTTCTCTGCAAAAATGTTTTGAAGATCTGGAATATTCATATCTTCTTGATCGGGCTCATGAATGGGGAAAAATG GGAAATAGTCTAATGAGGATTTTGAATGTAGCTGCATTTGCTGTTTCTGGATACGCTTCTACCGAAGGAAGAACATGCAAACCATTTAATCCATTACTAGGGGAGACCTATGAGGCTGATTATCCAGATAAAGGCCTCCGTTTTTTCTCAGAGAAG GTTAGTCATCACCCTATGATTGTTGCATGTCACTGTGAGGGTACGGGATGGAAATTTTGGGCAGATAGCAATTTAAAGAGCAAATTTTGGGGTCGGTCTATTCAGCTTGATCCCATTGGCGCTTTGACTTTGGAATTTGATGATGGAGAAACTTTTCAATGGAGTAAG GTAACAACATCAATATACAATCTTATATTGGGAAAGTTGTACTGTGATCACTATGGTACAATGCGCATACAGGGAAATCGTGAGTATTCATGTAAGCTGAAATTCAAGGAGCAGTCAATCATAGACCGGAATCCTCACCAG GTGCAAGGTATAGTTCAGGATAGGCATGGGAAAACAGTGGCAACACTATTTGGAAAGTGGGATGAGAGCATGCATTATGTGATTGGAGACTGTTCTGGCAAGGGGAAAGGAAATGATACTTTATCAGAATCTCATTTGCTATGGAAGCAGTGCAGGCCTCCCAAGTTCCCCACTAGATATAACTTAACACGCTTTGCTATCACACTGAATGAGCTCACTCCTGGATTGAAG GAAAAGTTGCCTCCTACAGATTCAAGGCTCAGACCCGATCAAAGGTGCCTTGAAAACGGGGAATATGAAAAGGCAAATTCAGAGAAGTTGCGGCTTGAGCAGCGACAGCGCCAG TCCCGGAAGATGCAAGAAAGGGGTTGGAAGCCAAGGTGGTTTGTAAAGGATAAAGGCAGCGATACCTATCGCTATGTTGGTGGGTATTGGGAGGCAAGAGAAAAGGGGAACTGGGATTCATGTCCTGATATCTTTGGCCAAATCTCCACTGACCAAATATCGGATTAA